The sequence TATCTATGGatggttttatttttaatttgtcaaAAATTTGTCAATAATTGAATTTCAGagaaaaattaaattttcagaatttcaagaaaaaggAAAAGTTAAATCTTCTCTTGATTTTCATATTTGTCCATTTTGTAACTTGTAATACAAAACCGATGAATAATCCAACTTGtaaaatgcaaaaattgaaaaatgagaAGATAAAGAAAAGATTCAGGGGCagagattaaattaaattgtaaaaatggatgaaaacctatttcttatatatataaatatagcgtTTTACATTAAATGTTCTATTTTTGCCTGTAGCCTCAAACTGTCcgaaaatttaataaataaatgttacactgaccgcAGTGCTGGTGCTGATCAGTAACTCATGTACGTTTACGTAGAGAGGGGGGACTTTTATTCTATCGGGTGGTGTCTTGTTGCTGCAGAAAGGTACAgcagttagctaacgttagcagtcAGAGATTGCTCTGTCAGAGACGATGTAAGATTAACTTCTTCGTTTAAACTGTTAATTTAGCGGATTCATTAGGTTTTTGAGAGATTTAGTGAATTAAACAGAGTATTGAAGttactgtgtgtttatatttatggTTAATTACAGTAGGAAAACGTATTTATACGAAGCAAAGCAGAGCTAATATACTGCTTGGCTAACTAGAATAGATAGCTTAGTTAGCTACTCAGTActgcatgtgtatgtatgtgcttTATGTGTATATGAACTTTGTATGGCTAGTGTTTATAATCTCACAGAAATATGCTTATTCAGTGTTTGTGTAGCAGTTACTTGTTTTGTGGTTCATTTGTTTAGTCAATACTGCATACCTCTGTCTCTTATCTGCAGAAACTGCTGCTTAGGTGTATCTGTGCTACCTGCAGGTAAAGTGTTACCACTTATTAGCACTTGCACACCTGCATATGTAAAGTACTCTTGTAGCTGAATTGAATAGGTGCTGTTTCTTTAAAagtgcactaaaccccctgatttttgttgattccaccctcagctcaaatttgaaaaaggattaaaaaaaacgTGAGGGAGTGTTTAGGAgttgcactgggtgatgtatgggtttagaagcggggcaggagggagaactgTTGACTGAGCTGCAGTGTGCCTTTGATAGCTGTAAGATGCAGATGATTGGGCGTCAGcagggggtggtattattgatgatctaatctgcatattgtgatgtgtctgccaaccaaagtacacaaacacatcatcctcgctgaacagctgaacctgagagggcactgtagaggcagaaattaccacaataaaaaagcCTTAAAATCGTGTCTGACTTGAGTCACACCAAATTaaacgttttatttttttccaacacATTTTTGAATGAAATATTGTAGTGTAAAATCTTGACCAACTCCAGTCAGAACCAGGTCTAACCCACCCctggtgacgtccaaccatctttGTCTCAATGCTATCAATAGGCACACTGTTCAGCACAATCCCctcctctccctcctgccccctctctaaacccatacatcacccagttttCCTTCCAAACTATTCCTcccattttattagcatttttaactcaagctgagggtggagtcagctaagtTCAGGGGGTTTAGTTATCCTTCAATACAGTAACAAGTTGAACCACATCTGATGAGTGTGTGCCCTCGGACCGAAACCATGTTTAAGCCAAGATGAATACCATTCAGTGCATTAATACAATTCAAAAATTATTGTCTGTATAGCTTAACAACTTCTCAGCAGCTGTTTTGTTCAACTGCACGTTTCAAATACTTTTTGTCTCTTCCAGAAATGAAGATGTTCCAAGTCTTCTGTTCATATTCTTGATTTTCCAACATGACAAAAGTTTTTCTCCATGAAAATCCAATCAAGAGACTTTACAAATTCAAAATGTTTAACTGCTGAAAGCGGTTAAGCAAAAGGCATTCAAAAGAATCTCCAAATCAGCAAAAGTTGTTTTGCTACATCTCACAGAACAATGAATCCAAgtccagagaaagagaaaactcaccactgttctatctgtggaaagagttttaataaacTGAGTAATCTCAaagcacaccagcgcattcacacaggagagaaaccatttcactgtCCAGACTGTGGAAAGAGGTTTACTCAGCAGGGTGGTCTCACACTACACCaccgcattcacacaggagagaaaccgtatcagtgcccgGAGTGTGAGCGAAGTTTTattcaacagagtgatctcaaaaatcaccagcgtgttcacagtggagagaaaccgtatcagtgctcggaGTGTGGGAAGACTttcactcaacagagtactctcagagcacaccagcgtgttcacaccggagagaaaccattTTACTGCgcagaatgtgggaagagttttactcaacagagtgatctcaaaatacatcagcgcattcacactggagagaaaccgtatttctGCTcggactgcgggaagagtttcaCTCAACAGAGTGGTCTTttactacaccagcgcattcactctggagagaaaccatatcaatgctcagagtgtgggaagagtttcattCAACAGAGTAagttcaaaatacaccagcgcattcacacaggagagaagccaTATGACTGttcagaatgtgggaagagttttgctcAACAGTGTGATCTTAAAAagcaccagcgtgttcacactggagagaaaccttatcatTGCTCAGAGTgttggaagagttttactcaacaaagTAATCTAatactacaccagcgcattcacactggagagaaaccctatcactgctcagactgtgggaggaattttactacacagagtattcttaaaaaacaccagcttgttcacacaggggagaaactgtatcactgctctgAGTGTTGGAAGAGTTTCAGTCAATTAGatgatctcaaactgcatcagcgcattcacacagtaGAACAAACATCACTTCCCCTAGTTTCAGAAGAGCTGCAGGTGCAGCCACAGTAGGGAAAATGCAAATAGtcaataatttacattttattttacttttaattaatttaagacaatatgaacccaagatatttcattctgtttttttgaTTAATCTTTCATTTCAAATTGAATTTGTTAATATGCATCTATTTCTATAGTTCAGTCCTGCCACACAATACAGAAAATGTTGGGATAGCAAAGCATTTACCCATTTATAATGTTGCTTTTCCTTCCCACGACACTTAAAGGATGTTTTGACACTAAGGATACCAGGCAGTGAAGTGTTATAGGTGTGCAACACTGTGTAACAGTCACATATTTAGTTTAAAGATTCTCCACATTTTCTCTGGAGGACAGGTGAGCTACCTGTACTCTTTTCTTTTACAGCGGTACCATGGTAAAGTCAGAGCTCACAGATCTCCTGGAAGTTGCGGGAGtttaccgcatatcaataacaacttcctgatgcccgcaagtcagataaaatctcccggaatctGGAATAAGTGGCACAAGAGCGAACACAAACACATGCAGACgactttatttttattcaatCGTGTGTAGGAAAgcgagggagaggaagagaaaggcaCTCCCCTCGTATTCATATTCATGATATACCCACATCATGACTTGTTTTTAATAATAGTCTGGCTTGCTCTTTTCCTATTTGGTACAGAGCttatttgattgtggttggatgagaagtataaacatataccattctatGTTCTGAAaactatatcatatatatatatatatatatatatatatacatataccttGTGCATGAGTAGTCTAATAAAGTATCTGGTACAAACTGGGTAGCTTCTAAAAGTAATGCATTAATTGTTTGTGAAATGAAGTAAATATTATACCAGTATTTCCAGGAGTGTTGCACATccagaaaatgcagaaaaatcaaCTTCCATCTTTTTGACCACAATTGCCAAATACTGTTAGACTATATTCTTACCTTCATGAGAATTTATGGAGTGCCCTAAttcaacccttgtgtggtgttttcattttttatcaaaggaAATATGATACAATTGAAAAATGTATCTAACTCAAACTCAATGGCCTTGGCTTATTTTTTGTGaagaacatatatacatatttttgatgaacacacactgtacaccccctccCTACACATTCCTATTACATACAGGATGTTCGTGTCTACTGGACCCAGGGTTAATAAAAGTGTGTACCTTCTCTCTGTCCATCGCCTGTCTGAGTTTATGTCATTTTCacctacattttattaaaaaaaaaaaaaaaaacgagtagcactgtttaaaataaatgtgaagTGAGATGGTAAATGGTATATATTAACcatataagctgtttatattgctttagGTGAAGCAAACATCTGTTaagtattttaatgtagaattgctttattttgctgaatttaaaacattaaaatgtagtGTTTCCACCAGACCCATGAACACTAAATGAGTAACAAAAGTATGAACACCATACTagggttaatgtaaaaaaaaaaaaaaaaaaaactattttctatGTACATGGCCTCTcataatttcttaattttggttcTCCCCATCTCCTcacaattttaagatttttttttttttttgagaaataaaGGTATATTTCtgaagaaaaagtgaaaaatatacaGCGAGAGGCAAAATCTGGTAGAATTgcagaacttttattttgacagctcgTTTCCAGCGGTAACGTCAGTGGATGTTGTGGGTCTGTGTTCAGACTGCTCTGCTAGAGGAACAGAATCAAGAGTTATTGAAGGtattttttaacacagtaaactttatataaatatacatttaacctACATccaaacacactaaaacacaccaaCAGCAAAAGCAGAAACGTTCAGCCCAACGGGACTCGGGGGGAAAAGTGGATTCCGGAGGAAGTAAACAGTGTGTTAGATTTGCtacttagttaactagctaactagacTAGCTCATGAATTGACAGCTTAGCTattaacagctctgaaaaaaaaataagaaaccactttaaaaaacgagtatctttgattttatcaaattaaaaacctctggaatataatcaagagttagatggatgatcacaagccatcaaaccaaactgaactgttgaattatttaatctaaaatcaatgttaaagactggtggaggagaacaggatgcatggaaactgtgattactaaaaacacaaaaaattgcACCTGACAGTAAACTAACAGTCATTGAGAAAAATTTAACAAACTTTTTCTAAAGATGCACCCTAATACATACAATTACAAAGAATACTGTCTACCACCCAAAAATTGCAGAAAAAGCAAGAACTGTTTAAAAACCTTTATTCTCAAAATGCTTTTTGACAGCAAATCAGAAAACCTTTACAATAGctctttctttcactttattATGGcaatttttttaaaccaatgtGCAATAATGTATAgtaacttatatttatatattctagaTTTTTATTCTTGCATATATTGTGTTCTTTACTACTAAGAGGGGACTTTGCAAGTTGTTTACTCATACATAAATCTGGAACTGTGAtgtgacaaaaaataataattttatttggtttgttgcattaatgtctgaaaaaaatattaaatgcatATATTAGAGCTCATTGCATCATCAAGcaacttttagacactttttactgtaattccacaaatgttctaagtcactatataCATGCAGTGATGTACAATACTACCTGAGCCACAGTGGAATCAGCTTCTAGCTAATATTCTTATGGGGATAGGATGCATTTAATTCATATGTTGTCAtattgacaaaatgtaaaaaatatatattctgataAATTTATATTTTGCATCAGAGGCTTGCTGACAGCCAGCTGCAGCAATAATATTGAATATTAATATCTATGTGTTCATAAAGAAGAACAAGCACTGGAGCCTTAAGGTATTATGGTCATCCAATAGTTCCAGTGTTTCTTAGTAGTTAAACAACCTTTTAACTACTTTTGTGGCGTAaccatttttttctttgtctccTCCAGGAAAGATGATGTTCGAAGTTTACTGCTCACAGGTTTGACTTTCCTTCCTGGCTAAAGTTTATCTTCAGGAACAACTAATCTGGAGATTTTACGAAGGTCAAGGTTAAATCTCACAGAAATATGAAGCCAAGTCCAGAAAAGGAGATCACTCGCCACTGCTCTGATTGTGGAAGGATTTTTtataaacagagtaatctcaaagaacacctgcgcattcacacaggagagaaaccgttttcctgctcagactgtggaaagagttttaatcgaaaGAGTGGTCTCAAACTACATcagcgtgttcacactggagagaaaccatttcactgctcagactgtgggaagagttttgctcAACAGAGCGGTCTTACACTACACCAATAtattcacacaggagataaaccgtatcactgctcagactgtgggaggagttttactcaacagagtaaattcaaaatacaccagcgcattcacaccggagagaaaccgtatcagtgctcagagtgtggaaggAGTTTTATTCAACAGAGTACTCTTAAAGcacaccagcgtgttcacactggagagaaaccgtattactgctcagagtgtgggaggaaTTTCAATCAACTGAGTTCTCTCAAAGTACATCagcgtattcacactggatagaAAAAAACGCATCACTGTTTTAAGTGTGAGACAAGCTTTAGACGTTAATAAGTATAGTGTACCACTCCTTCTACCACTCCAGGTCTCAAGCCTGATTTAAAAATACAGGGATCTTATTTATCTAGGGGAGTAACTGTTGTTTCCATTAAACCATTAAGAATCATTAAACATTGCATTATTAAGTGAAAAACATAAATGGCTTGATTTTATGACTGTAGCTACAGTATATTTTGCAGACATATAAGTCAATAGTTGatcataattcattt comes from Astyanax mexicanus isolate ESR-SI-001 chromosome 17, AstMex3_surface, whole genome shotgun sequence and encodes:
- the LOC103023469 gene encoding zinc finger protein 239, which translates into the protein MNPSPEKEKTHHCSICGKSFNKLSNLKAHQRIHTGEKPFHCPDCGKRFTQQGGLTLHHRIHTGEKPYQCPECERSFIQQSDLKNHQRVHSGEKPYQCSECGKTFTQQSTLRAHQRVHTGEKPFYCAECGKSFTQQSDLKIHQRIHTGEKPYFCSDCGKSFTQQSGLLLHQRIHSGEKPYQCSECGKSFIQQSKFKIHQRIHTGEKPYDCSECGKSFAQQCDLKKHQRVHTGEKPYHCSECWKSFTQQSNLILHQRIHTGEKPYHCSDCGRNFTTQSILKKHQLVHTGEKLYHCSECWKSFSQLDDLKLHQRIHTVEQTSLPLVSEELQVQPQ